In one window of Heterodontus francisci isolate sHetFra1 unplaced genomic scaffold, sHetFra1.hap1 HAP1_SCAFFOLD_236, whole genome shotgun sequence DNA:
- the LOC137362349 gene encoding probable G-protein coupled receptor 139 → MTWKVEQAAGQRVLREHWERPIPGKSNPGHWGAKVPGLGGVNLLAILILSRGKCGLSTCSTRYLMAMLTADLLVIITDVILQRISYYYFPESFLNITPVCSVMIALRCEARDCSFWFTVTFTFDRFVAICCQKLKTKYCTEKTAAVVPATTCIPLCLQNIPFYFIFEPVEIIDNVRWGCYVKSSYYTEPRWLGFDWFDVILTPLLPFVLILLLNSLTVRHILVASRVRKELRGQCKGKNRSDPETESRRKSVILLFTISGSFILLWMIYVIYFTTCNITGTYLEDNTDPFYIFGQFGLMLQILSCCINTFIYGATQSKFREQVKNTVKYPITSIIALINKLNS, encoded by the exons ATGACGTGGAAAGTAGAACAGGCCGCAGGACAAA GAGTGCTCCGGGAGCACTGGGAGCGTCCAATCCCAGGAAAGTCCAATCCAGGCCACTGGGGTGCTAAGGTACCCGGACTGGGTGGAG TGAATTTACTGGCGATTTTGATCCTAtcacggggaaagtgcggactctccacgtgCAGCACTCGCTACCTGATGGCCATGCTGAcagcggatctgctggtcattatcactgatgtcatactgcagcggatcagttattattatttcccagaatctttcctgaacatcacccctgtgtgtagtgttatgatTGCCCTCCGTTGTGAAGCCAGAGACTGTTctttctggttcaccgtcactttcaccttcgatcgatttgtggccatttgttgccagaagctgaaaacaaaatattgcaccgagaaaactgcggctgtggttccagcaacaacctgcattccgcTCTGTTTACAAAATATTCCtttctactttatatttgaacctgtaGAGATAATAGACAATGTACGATGGGGTTGTTATGTGAAGTCAAGCTATTATACGGAGCCCAGATggctgggatttgactggtttgatgtgattttaaccccattgctcccattcgttttaattctgttgctcaactctctgacagtcagacacattttagtggccagtcgagttcgtAAAGAACTGAGGGGTCAATGCAAGGgaaagaatcgcagtgacccagagacggagagcagaaggaagtctgtgattttactctttaccatatccggcagcttcatacttctgtggatgATTTATGTTATATATTTCACAACTTGCAACATTACAGGGACATATCTCGAGGATAATACAGATCCCTTCTATATCTTTGGACAATTCGGTTTGATGCTGCAGATTCTAAGTTGCTgcataaacacatttatttatggagcgacacagtccaagttcagagagcaggtcaagaacacAGTGAAATATCCGATTACATCAATTATTGCATTAATTAATAAACTAAACAGTTGA